In Vanessa atalanta chromosome 3, ilVanAtal1.2, whole genome shotgun sequence, one genomic interval encodes:
- the LOC125077374 gene encoding CDK5 and ABL1 enzyme substrate 2 isoform X2 gives MSYNRNKYEKARRRLAAVTFLSNISLDGSFKDTELYQIVDKKTANIDKCDCEIKDNQSYNHKDGLRNSVRNRTKTQTSPVQKASGDNQSLSSDSEQATATPVKGLGFNSYRERCSSGTAELFKDRHSSVRARKVVSQDEKSSSESLNFGRFRTNSTCVSERSAYNKELRFVKPIKGVSFRDERLAFVPGQGPPCALFSTIPYSKTIKSARKEGVRRRNTSGPRPLAAITDNGIDPFDLLGLEREENGQEISYSKLLIPSRICTREQYKKMYEGDFSDKTTWKIMTRHPHVIARTKLLTRHKDKKWCFSYESSQRSTAASSPPHSTIENKTFDWDETAILSQKYVQYCPNVLDDPELIAGKHRTLLTFTSYMTSIIDYVRPQDLKKELNDKFREKFPHIKLTLSKLRSIKKEMRKIAKHDSGGIDLLSVAQAYVYFEKLILANLINKDNRKLCAGACLLLSAKLNDVKGEMLKALIERIETTFRVNKKDLIKFEFAVLVALEFGLHVPPYDVFPHYQRLLHES, from the exons ATGTCGTATAATCGTAATAAGTATGAGAAAGCTCGAAGGCGACTTGCTGCTGTgacttttttatcaaatatttcctTAGATGGCTCCTTCAAGGATACGGAATTATATCAAATTGTTGATAAAAAGACAGCAAATATCGACAAATGTGACTGTGAAATTAAGGATAATCAGAGCTATAATCATAAAGACGGCTTGCGCAATAGCGTTCGAAATCGTACCAAAACACAAACAAGTCCCGTTCAAAAAGCTAGTGGCGATAATCAATCATTAAGTTCAGATTCCGAGCAAGCCACTGCAACCCCAGTTAAGGGACTTGGTTTCAATTCGTATCGAGAAAG GTGCTCATCTGGGACTGCAGAACTATTTAAAGATAGACATTCTTCAGTAAGGGCTAGAAAAGTTGTTAGTCAAGATGAGAAAAGCAGCTCTGAAAGCTTGAATTttg GTCGTTTTCGTACAAACAGTACATGCGTTTCAGAGAGATCTGCGTATAACAAGGAGCTAAGATTTGTTAAACCCATCAAAGGTGTTTCTTTTAGGGATGAGAGACTTGCATTTGTTCCTGGCCAAGGTCCTCCATGTGCTTTGTTTAGTACAATACCTTACTCTAAGACAATCAAAAGTGCACG GAAGGAAGGTGTCAGAAGACGCAATACATCAGGGCCTAGGCCTCTAGCTGCTATCACAGACAATGGTATTGATCCATTTGACCTATTAGGCCTAGAAAGAGAAGAGAATGGGCAAGAAATTTCTTATTCCAAGTTATTGATACCATCAAGAATCTGTACACGAGAACAATACAAAAAGATGTATGAGGGAGATTTCAGTGACAAAACTACATGGAAAATAATGACTCGTCATCCCCATGTCATTGCAAG gACTAAGTTATTGACGAGACacaaggataaaaaatg GTGTTTTTCATATGAATCTTCCCAGCGATCAACTGCAGCCTCATCTCCTCCTCATTcaacaatagaaaataaaacctTTGATTGGGATGAGACTGCAATTCTTTCACAAAAATAT GTACAATACTGCCCCAATGTTCTTGATGATCCTGAATTAATAGCGGGAAAACATAGGACCCTACTTACTTTTACTTCTTACATGACGTCTATTATTGATTATGTCCGACCTCAAGATTTGAAGAAAGAGCTGAATGACAAGTTCAGAGAAAAGTTTCCTCATATCAAGCTCACTCTAAGCAAATTGAGgag tataaaaaaagaaatgcgAAAAATAGCAAAACACGACAGTGGGGGTATAGATTTATTGTCTGTGGCTCAAGCATATGTTTACTTTGAAAAACTGATACTCGCAAATCTCATTAACAAAGATAACAGGAAACTCTGCGCCGGCGCGTGCCTACTGCTGTCGGCCAAACTAAACGATGTAAAGGGTGAAATGTTGAAAGCACTTATTGag CGCATCGAAACAACGTTCAGAGTGAACAAGAAGGATCTCATAAAGTTCGAATTCGCCGTCCTCGTGGCGCTGGAGTTCGGCCTGCACGTGCCACCGTACGACGTGTTCCCGCACTACCAGCGGCTGTTGCACGAGTCCTGA
- the LOC125077374 gene encoding CDK5 and ABL1 enzyme substrate 2 isoform X1: protein MSYNRNKYEKARRRLAAVTFLSNISLDGSFKDTELYQIVDKKTANIDKCDCEIKDNQSYNHKDGLRNSVRNRTKTQTSPVQKASGDNQSLSSDSEQATATPVKGLGFNSYRERCSSGTAELFKDRHSSVRARKVVSQDEKSSSESLNFGRFRTNSTCVSERSAYNKELRFVKPIKGVSFRDERLAFVPGQGPPCALFSTIPYSKTIKSARSDLRKEGVRRRNTSGPRPLAAITDNGIDPFDLLGLEREENGQEISYSKLLIPSRICTREQYKKMYEGDFSDKTTWKIMTRHPHVIARTKLLTRHKDKKWCFSYESSQRSTAASSPPHSTIENKTFDWDETAILSQKYVQYCPNVLDDPELIAGKHRTLLTFTSYMTSIIDYVRPQDLKKELNDKFREKFPHIKLTLSKLRSIKKEMRKIAKHDSGGIDLLSVAQAYVYFEKLILANLINKDNRKLCAGACLLLSAKLNDVKGEMLKALIERIETTFRVNKKDLIKFEFAVLVALEFGLHVPPYDVFPHYQRLLHES from the exons ATGTCGTATAATCGTAATAAGTATGAGAAAGCTCGAAGGCGACTTGCTGCTGTgacttttttatcaaatatttcctTAGATGGCTCCTTCAAGGATACGGAATTATATCAAATTGTTGATAAAAAGACAGCAAATATCGACAAATGTGACTGTGAAATTAAGGATAATCAGAGCTATAATCATAAAGACGGCTTGCGCAATAGCGTTCGAAATCGTACCAAAACACAAACAAGTCCCGTTCAAAAAGCTAGTGGCGATAATCAATCATTAAGTTCAGATTCCGAGCAAGCCACTGCAACCCCAGTTAAGGGACTTGGTTTCAATTCGTATCGAGAAAG GTGCTCATCTGGGACTGCAGAACTATTTAAAGATAGACATTCTTCAGTAAGGGCTAGAAAAGTTGTTAGTCAAGATGAGAAAAGCAGCTCTGAAAGCTTGAATTttg GTCGTTTTCGTACAAACAGTACATGCGTTTCAGAGAGATCTGCGTATAACAAGGAGCTAAGATTTGTTAAACCCATCAAAGGTGTTTCTTTTAGGGATGAGAGACTTGCATTTGTTCCTGGCCAAGGTCCTCCATGTGCTTTGTTTAGTACAATACCTTACTCTAAGACAATCAAAAGTGCACG ctcCGATTTAAGGAAGGAAGGTGTCAGAAGACGCAATACATCAGGGCCTAGGCCTCTAGCTGCTATCACAGACAATGGTATTGATCCATTTGACCTATTAGGCCTAGAAAGAGAAGAGAATGGGCAAGAAATTTCTTATTCCAAGTTATTGATACCATCAAGAATCTGTACACGAGAACAATACAAAAAGATGTATGAGGGAGATTTCAGTGACAAAACTACATGGAAAATAATGACTCGTCATCCCCATGTCATTGCAAG gACTAAGTTATTGACGAGACacaaggataaaaaatg GTGTTTTTCATATGAATCTTCCCAGCGATCAACTGCAGCCTCATCTCCTCCTCATTcaacaatagaaaataaaacctTTGATTGGGATGAGACTGCAATTCTTTCACAAAAATAT GTACAATACTGCCCCAATGTTCTTGATGATCCTGAATTAATAGCGGGAAAACATAGGACCCTACTTACTTTTACTTCTTACATGACGTCTATTATTGATTATGTCCGACCTCAAGATTTGAAGAAAGAGCTGAATGACAAGTTCAGAGAAAAGTTTCCTCATATCAAGCTCACTCTAAGCAAATTGAGgag tataaaaaaagaaatgcgAAAAATAGCAAAACACGACAGTGGGGGTATAGATTTATTGTCTGTGGCTCAAGCATATGTTTACTTTGAAAAACTGATACTCGCAAATCTCATTAACAAAGATAACAGGAAACTCTGCGCCGGCGCGTGCCTACTGCTGTCGGCCAAACTAAACGATGTAAAGGGTGAAATGTTGAAAGCACTTATTGag CGCATCGAAACAACGTTCAGAGTGAACAAGAAGGATCTCATAAAGTTCGAATTCGCCGTCCTCGTGGCGCTGGAGTTCGGCCTGCACGTGCCACCGTACGACGTGTTCCCGCACTACCAGCGGCTGTTGCACGAGTCCTGA
- the LOC125077374 gene encoding CDK5 and ABL1 enzyme substrate 2 isoform X3, producing MSYNRNKYEKARRRLAAVTFLSNISLDGSFKDTELYQIVDKKTANIDKCDCEIKDNQSYNHKDGLRNSVRNRTKTQTSPVQKASGDNQSLSSDSEQATATPVKGLGFNSYRERCSSGTAELFKDRHSSVRARKVVSQDEKSSSESLNFGRFRTNSTCVSERSAYNKELRFVKPIKGVSFRDERLAFVPGQGPPCALFSTIPYSKTIKSARSDLRKEGVRRRNTSGPRPLAAITDNGIDPFDLLGLEREENGQEISYSKLLIPSRICTREQYKKMYEGDFSDKTTWKIMTRHPHVIARCFSYESSQRSTAASSPPHSTIENKTFDWDETAILSQKYVQYCPNVLDDPELIAGKHRTLLTFTSYMTSIIDYVRPQDLKKELNDKFREKFPHIKLTLSKLRSIKKEMRKIAKHDSGGIDLLSVAQAYVYFEKLILANLINKDNRKLCAGACLLLSAKLNDVKGEMLKALIERIETTFRVNKKDLIKFEFAVLVALEFGLHVPPYDVFPHYQRLLHES from the exons ATGTCGTATAATCGTAATAAGTATGAGAAAGCTCGAAGGCGACTTGCTGCTGTgacttttttatcaaatatttcctTAGATGGCTCCTTCAAGGATACGGAATTATATCAAATTGTTGATAAAAAGACAGCAAATATCGACAAATGTGACTGTGAAATTAAGGATAATCAGAGCTATAATCATAAAGACGGCTTGCGCAATAGCGTTCGAAATCGTACCAAAACACAAACAAGTCCCGTTCAAAAAGCTAGTGGCGATAATCAATCATTAAGTTCAGATTCCGAGCAAGCCACTGCAACCCCAGTTAAGGGACTTGGTTTCAATTCGTATCGAGAAAG GTGCTCATCTGGGACTGCAGAACTATTTAAAGATAGACATTCTTCAGTAAGGGCTAGAAAAGTTGTTAGTCAAGATGAGAAAAGCAGCTCTGAAAGCTTGAATTttg GTCGTTTTCGTACAAACAGTACATGCGTTTCAGAGAGATCTGCGTATAACAAGGAGCTAAGATTTGTTAAACCCATCAAAGGTGTTTCTTTTAGGGATGAGAGACTTGCATTTGTTCCTGGCCAAGGTCCTCCATGTGCTTTGTTTAGTACAATACCTTACTCTAAGACAATCAAAAGTGCACG ctcCGATTTAAGGAAGGAAGGTGTCAGAAGACGCAATACATCAGGGCCTAGGCCTCTAGCTGCTATCACAGACAATGGTATTGATCCATTTGACCTATTAGGCCTAGAAAGAGAAGAGAATGGGCAAGAAATTTCTTATTCCAAGTTATTGATACCATCAAGAATCTGTACACGAGAACAATACAAAAAGATGTATGAGGGAGATTTCAGTGACAAAACTACATGGAAAATAATGACTCGTCATCCCCATGTCATTGCAAG GTGTTTTTCATATGAATCTTCCCAGCGATCAACTGCAGCCTCATCTCCTCCTCATTcaacaatagaaaataaaacctTTGATTGGGATGAGACTGCAATTCTTTCACAAAAATAT GTACAATACTGCCCCAATGTTCTTGATGATCCTGAATTAATAGCGGGAAAACATAGGACCCTACTTACTTTTACTTCTTACATGACGTCTATTATTGATTATGTCCGACCTCAAGATTTGAAGAAAGAGCTGAATGACAAGTTCAGAGAAAAGTTTCCTCATATCAAGCTCACTCTAAGCAAATTGAGgag tataaaaaaagaaatgcgAAAAATAGCAAAACACGACAGTGGGGGTATAGATTTATTGTCTGTGGCTCAAGCATATGTTTACTTTGAAAAACTGATACTCGCAAATCTCATTAACAAAGATAACAGGAAACTCTGCGCCGGCGCGTGCCTACTGCTGTCGGCCAAACTAAACGATGTAAAGGGTGAAATGTTGAAAGCACTTATTGag CGCATCGAAACAACGTTCAGAGTGAACAAGAAGGATCTCATAAAGTTCGAATTCGCCGTCCTCGTGGCGCTGGAGTTCGGCCTGCACGTGCCACCGTACGACGTGTTCCCGCACTACCAGCGGCTGTTGCACGAGTCCTGA